In Beijerinckia indica subsp. indica ATCC 9039, the genomic window GCCTGCTTCCTTCCAAATCCGTCCATTTTCACGGAGCGCTCCTAGGGGCGCTCCGTTTTTTTTACTCATTTTTTAAAGTATCGAGCCAATCGTCAAAACAAAGCCCGGCTTCTATCATGCCGCCATGATCAAGGTTACTTGGTTGAAATGAAGCCTTTTTCCTTGGCCGCCCTGCCCTTTAGAAAGAGCTTTTGCTTGACAATGTCATGGGGCTGCTGTCAAAAAGCCTCATACTCATCGTTATAGCAAAAGGGCTCTTTTGGCCTTTGTGAAAACCGATCGATTTTTTATCAGAACACGGGTCCATTTCGGGCCAACACTTTAGCGGCATGATCTCACATTTGAGACCGATGACATGCCTTAGGCTTTAAAATTCAATCCATTCCCTCCCGTTTCGGGCGGCGCCTGACCAAGATCGACCCGCTCATCTCCTCCCGCCTTCGTCCTCGGAAAGGACTTTCTTTGACTGATTTTCGCGGCCTTGGCCTTGCCTCATCCCTTCTCGACACATTGGCAAAACAAGGTTTCACCCGACCTACCCCAATCCAGGCACAAGCCATTCCGGCAATCCTGGAGGGCCGCGATCTCATCGGCATTGCTCAGACAGGAACCGGCAAGACCGCCGCTTTCGCCCTTCCGATCCTGCACGCGCTCATCACCCATCCGACACCCGCCCCGCGTGGTGGCGCGCGCGTCCTCGTATTGAGCCCGACACGGGAGCTTGCAAGTCAGATCGCCGAGACCTTCCGGACACTCGGGCAATCCCATGCCCTTTCTGTCGCCGTTGTTTTCGGTGGCGTATCGCCTGGCGCTCAGATCAAGGCTTTGCAGCGCGGCCTCGACATTCTTGTCGCGACACCTGGACGGCTCGTAGACCACATCGATTCCGGTGTTGCCCATCTCGGCAAGACGGAATTCTTCGTTCTCGATGAAGTTGATCAGATGCTCGATCTCGGCTTCGTCAAGCCGATACGGCGTATCGTTGGAACCCTGCCGGCTAAACGCCAAAGCCTGTTCTTTTCCGCGACCATGCCTGGAGAAATTCGCAAGCTTGCCACGGATCTATTGAAAGACCCGGTCACGGTTTCCGTGACGCCAGTCGCCAAGACCGCCGATCGTGTGCGGCAACAAGTTGTGTTCGTGGAGACGCATCGCAAACGTGATATTCTCATCGAATTATTCGGCGACGCGATGATGACGCGCACCATTGTCTTCACGCGCACCAAGCGCGGCGCCGATAAAGTCACCCAGCATCTCGAAAAGGCTGGCATTCCCGCTTTTGCGATCCACGGCAACAAGAGCCAGAGCCAGCGTGAACGATCACTCCTCGCCTTCCGCTCTGGCCATGTCCGGGCGCTGGTTGCGACCGATATAGCCGCGCGGGGCATCGATATCGATGGCGTCACTCACGTCGTCAATTATGAATTGCCGGAAGTTCCCGAAAGCTATGTTCACCGTATTGGCCGCACCGCCCGCGCCGGAGCGGAGGGCATTGCCATTTCCTTATGCGACGGAACAGAGCGGGATTATTTGCGCAATATCGAAAAACTCACCCGTCTCAATCTTCCCGTCGAAGACCGCCGCAGCAGCTTGCAAAATGGGGAGATTTCCCCGGCTGCGCGGCAGCATTCGGATCGCCGCCCAGCCTATGGGGAAACCTGTCGCCAAGATCGCTCCCAAGATCGCTCACTGGACCCTTCCCGAGATCGCCCATCTGGACGCTTCTCACGGCCGGGAAATCAGGAGCGTAGAGGTGATGGCGACACACGCGCCAACGAACAAAGACCTCAGCGGCAAAACAGGCCAGCGGCATCCCTCTCGAAAGGCACGCGGCCTCGGCCTGCTTTCCACCAAAGGCGTCAGCGCTCTGATATCGAGCAATCCCCGGCCGATCAGAGTTAAGCGGCAACAGGCTCAATTCTCAAATGAAGACCATTTTGGGATTGAGGCGTTCGGAGTTACGCGCAGGACTCAAGAACCTCAAACCCGAAGGGATAACCCCTTTCGGGTTTGTTACCAGCCGCCAAATCTAGGTAACCGCACATTAAGCTTCAAAGAGCGGAAAAACCACTTCAAAGAGCGGAAAAACAACCAAAGCAGGCTACCAGTTGCTGCGATCAAGACCGCCGTGGCGACCTCTATCTGCACGTCTCTGTACGTTACGCGCGCTGCTATTTCGGGAAAGCGTGCAGCTCCAATCGTGTTAGCCTGTTTTTTCTCTGTGGTGGTAAGTTCTCGCTCGATCCTTTCACCGACGACCTTTTCATGAGCCCAAAACTCTTCGCAGTTATTGCACATCCCCCAGTAGTCGCTATAGATCGACCAGGCACCGTGCTTAACTCGCCAAAAAATAACACCTGCCTCGACGGGATCACGGGACGTGCCCGCTCCGTCTAAATACGCTTCGGCCAAGTCTAATGCCGCATCGTCATCACGGTATGTCGCTACGAGGTCGTTAAGAAGGAGGAAAGCACGTCTTTCGTCACGAGGCACACCTCTGCCATTTCTGAGGGCTGAGCTGAGATAATACATGCAGTAGTAGTCACCTGGCGCGCTCTTGGATTCGGTTCGCGCGCCTCTTGTGATCGTCACGCACTTCTCAGCAGCGTTGGTGGCATTTTCAAAGTCTCCTCGACGATCGGCTTCACGAATTGGTTGTTTCAGCGTTTCCGCATCACGCCAGTCTGTCGCCTCAGCTTTGGCCGCAATCGTAACACCAATATTCAAGGCCGCGAAAAGCGCGATAGATAATCTTGGACTCGCCCTCATTTTATAGCATCGCTTGGGAAGTTGCTGTCCGATGCTGTGCCACAATCCTCGACACAGTTGGCTGACTGATGTTGTAGCGGTGCGCCAGACAGCATCGATCATTTCGAGGCGGTGCCGATCATGATCCGATACCGTGAAGAAAATTCTGTTGTGCATGCAGCACAATGCCATGCAGAGACCAAAACAAAAAGCCATCTATAGGCTCTTTCGTTTCGGTCAATCCACAAGCGCGCAAGGGCATTCTTGCTTGATAACCGGCCGTATCAGGTCACGCCGCCATGGCCTTGATCGCCTCGAAGGTTTCAGCCATTTCGTCCGGGCTGACATCCATAATCATGGCCGAAGCGAAAACATCCTTCCCAGCCAGCCATTCGGCTTCGATATCCGGCTGTTTCAAGGCAATTTCCAGGGCTTGATTCAACTCATAGATACCCCATCCGAGATCGGCATCGCGGAGCGCCGATTGCAGAGAATTCTGAATGAGGCTGCGCACGGTCAAATGCAGCGAAGAAACGGGTACGGCGATCTCCTCGCCATTCAGCGCTTCGACGCAGGCTTTCTCGGAGAAGGAAGCATGGCCCCGGCAAGCAAGCGGTCTTTGGGCATAGATCACACAGAGACCCTCTTCGATGAAGGGACAGACCACGCCCTGTTCCATGCGGTCCTGTTCCCCCAGCCCATGTGTCGTATCATTGGCTTCATGCAGCCTTTGCAGCAAATCCTGAGTCCAGGTCGCTTTGTCCTGCGTTTCGCTCAATGCCCGCAGATGCCGGGCTATATGCAGAATTTCCGGCGCGGTGGCAGCCACCCGAATCGTACAACAGCTTGCGCAGCCACCCCGGCATGCCAAAGCCCCCATGCCTTGCGCACAAGCATCGACGGACAGATCGAAGGTCGTGAAAGCCTTGGGCAGAAGCTTTTCCAGAAAATCATCCTTGTCCCGTTCAACCATGATCACATCGGCAAAAGTGCCGTTCATGCCCTTAAAAAAGGAGAGAGGATTGGCGACATCGAGAATCGGCATGGTTCACTCCTCTCAAGGACCGAGCGGACTCTTCGGTCCGCATGAAAACATGAGTTGCTGACGGGCTTCGTCGCGAAACGGGATCCGCTGTGGCTGAAATGGATTGCGCCGCCATCAGGCTTCCAAATGCCCGCTCATCAAGGCCAGCATTCTCGTTTCGCCCGTATTCTATATCTATTAATATATAGCACGTCAAGAATTAAAGATTCTATGACATACTCAATTCTGTGAATTTAGAGCGCTTTCCGGAATGTGAGATTATACCGCACCCGACCTGTGCTCGGATGCCACCCGTTTTTCAGTGTCAACACGCCGTGGTGGTTCAGTCGCGAGGCGCCACCCCAAACCACGACATCCGCATGGTCGAGAAAAATTTTACGGACTGGGTCCTTCCGCGTGGCGCCTCCAAATTGGAAAGTCGCCAACAGCCCAAGCGAGACGGAAACGATCGGCTGCGCAAAATCTCTCTCGTTCTTATCTTGATGCAATGACATGCGGCTGCCGGGTTCATAACGATTGATGAGGCAGGCATCCGGCTCGAAACCGACGTACCCAGCTCTCTCCGCCGCTGTCACGGCCACGGCTCTGAACAAAGCGGGCATGGCTGGCCATTGGTGACCGCTTTCGGGGTCTATGGCCCCATAGCGATAGCCCCGCCGATCGGTGATCCACCCCGTATCGCCACAATTGGTCATGGCGACCGACATGGTGAAACCGCCCGGCGTCACCATGCGCCGAAAAGGAGCCGCATGGGCTATAGCCCTCACCTCTTCCAAAAGACCCTCTGCTTTGTCAAGGACTTCGGCGCGCAAGAGGACGGCCCCGTCCGCGAAGGGCTCGATGATCCGTTGTGTTTCAAAAGGCAGGAGCAAAGACTCGTTTTGCCGCACGATTGAATCAGATGTCCTTTTGGAAGGCCAATATTCGATCATCAAGGATCGCTACAGCACAGGCCAAGCGTTACGCTTGGCACTCATCGTTGGGGATTTTGCAATCAGCGCGTGACAGAAGCAGAAGCGTTTCAAGCGCATTCTTGATCTATGCGCAAGAGACCGCCAAACAACGAATCGAGGGAGCCAAAAACGACGCTACGCGAGAACAAAACGCGGCAACTTGTCAGAATAGCCCTCTGAGACGTGTCAGAATGGCAATCCTCTATCACCAATAAACCATTGAATTTATTGGTGAGCGCGATGGGATTCGAACCCATGACCCTCTGATTAAAAGTCAGATGCTCTACCGACTGAGCTACGCGCTCCCTTAGGATGCCTCGGGAGTAACCTCATCGTGGCCAGGGGTCAATAGAAGGAGGCGATCAATCGCAGGATTTACAGTTTCTTCCTCTTGATCCTCTCGAAAGGCGCGGGTTCTGGCGGTCCGGCCTCAGGCCTCAAAATGGGCAATGGCGACGACAATGCCGAAAACGACACAGGCCAACACTGTCGTCCAAAATATTTTAGACCAAAAATGCAGCGCGACCGGCGCGCCTGGGTCCGTTCCCGGCACAACGTCACCCGTCTCGTGCTGCGACCGAACGCCAAACGGCAAAACGGCAAAGAGAGCGATAAACCAGATCGTGAAGAAAATCGCGCAAGCCGTTGCGATAGGAAAAGGAAATTGCATGGTTACTTCACGCCTCACGCTGGAAACCGAACCGGCATCGTGACATCGGCCTCACACAAGCATCATAGGCGAACTTATGGAAAATTCCCATGAGCCTGCGAGTCCTTTGAATGGTGGACATAACAAGAGGTTGAACACAAAAACTCATCTCCCATGAAAGGAAAACGAATTCCAGAATGTTCCAACAATCTCCTTCACACCCTGGCCCTGGTCAGGCTGCGCAGGATGCGGAACATCAATGACGCTTAGGCGCCCAGTTCAATCGCAACGGGCCTGACACCTCCCGAAATGACGCCAAGGAAAACCAATTCCTTTCAAGCGCCTATTGCCCATTCATGTTGCTGATAGAACACAGGAAGAGGAAATCTTTTCTCCCTCCTATGTTGCAGTGCGGAAAAGATTGCCAAGGCGCTATTATGGCAGGATTATGATAGTCTCTCTTTCCCCTCAGTGGTAAGATTCTTCGCGCATTGCGAAGCCTGATCAGGGATGATCCACATGTTTCGTTCGCGCTTGGTCCTTACCAGTGCCGCGCTTCTGTTCGGGATGGCTATCTCGTTTCAGGCGCTGGCCTATGAATATGACCTCAACGGGCAACCCGTGCCAGATGGTCAAAATTACAGCAATTCGAGGATGGAAGGCCGGCCGCAGGCTGTGGCTCCCGCCCGTGAGACAGTATCCTATTCGACACGTTACGCCCCAGGAACGATCGTGGTCTCCACGGACGAGCGCCGGCTTTACTATGTGCTTCCGAATAATCAGGCGATCCGCTACGGAATCGGTGTCGGCCGGCCCGGCTTCGAATGGCATGGTGTCAAAACGGTCGCGATGAAACGCGAATGGCCATCCTGGACGCCCCCCGCGCAAATGCTGCGCCGCAGACCCGACTTGCCTCGTTTCATGCCGGGCGGTCCCGATAATCCGCTCGGAGCGCGGGCCCTCTATATCGGCGGTACACTCTACCGCATTCATGGTTCAAACGAACCCGAAACCATTGGTCAGGCCGTCTCTTCCGGCTGTATTCGCATGACCAACGAAGATGTGACCGACCTTTACAGCCGGGTCAAAGTCGGCACACGGGTCATCGTTCAACGCTGACTGAAGAGAAGCTTTGAAAACTGTCCAATCGATGCCAATCATCGATTGGACAGCATGGACGAGTCCGTACCCTTCAAAGTTGACCAGGACGATCGCGCGTGAGTCCCTTGCTGGCCAGCTCCGCGATATAAAAATTCCATTTCTCTTCGTGCTGGCTGCCGAGCTCGTAGAGGAAATTCCACGAATAAATGCCCGTGGAATGCATGTCGTCGAAGGTCAGGCGCACGGCGTAGGTTCCCACTGGCTCAACGCCGATGATGAAACATTTTTCCTTGCCGCCGACCGTGACCCTCTCTTCCGGGCTGTGGCCTTGTACTTCCGCGCTAGGGCTCATGACGCGAAGATATTCGGCCGAGAGATCATAACTGGCGCCATTTTCGAAGCTGATCGACAAGGTCTTGCCATTGTCCTTCAGCCGCAATTCGCGCGGCCATTGCCCTTCCTGATCGCTCATGCTTGCGCCGTCCTGCCTCGAGTTTCTCGGCCGTGGTTCTTCACCACGGAATTCTCTCTACACGTCTTTGTTAAGCCCTTATCCGTCATGCGATATTGGGCTATATGAAAGAGCATGACGCTTATTCTGCCGCAAGACGCAAAATCCGAACCAGCCCGTCTGGAAACGGGTTTACCGCCCCTCGTCGATCCCTTCGGCCGCCACATCAGTTATGTGCGCGTCTCCGTGACCGATCGCTGCGACATGCGTTGCACTTATTGCATGGCGGAAGATATGCACTTTCTGCCAAAGGAACAATTACTCACCCTCGAAGAACTCGATCGGCTCTGCTCGGCCTTCATCGCGCGTGGTGTCAAAACCTTGCGCATCACTGGTGGCGAACCCCTGATCCGGCGTAATATTCTGAGCTTGTTCCGGGCTCTTTCGCGCCATTTGAAATCCGGTGCCTTGTCGGAATTGACCCTGACCACCAATGGGTCGCAGCTTGCCCGCTATGCCGAGGATCTCGCGGCCTGCGGCATCCGCCGCATTAACGTCTCGCTCGATACATTGGACGCGGATCGCTATCGTTCCGTGACCCGCTGGGGCGATCATGCCGAGGTTCTGAGGGGGATCGAGGCGGCCCGTGCTGCGGGTCTCAAGATCAAAATCAACATGGTTGCTCTGCAAGGCGTCAATGAGCACGAAATCGTCCCCATGCTGGAATGGGCGCATGGCCAGGGCATGGATCTGACCCTGATCGAAGTCATGCCCATGGGAGTCATCGAGACGGATCGAGCCGACCAATATTTGCCCCTGACTCGTGTGCGGACCGCCCTCGAATCCCGCTTCACCTTGCGCGATATCGCTTACAAGACCGGCGGTCCGGCCCGTTATGTCGAGGTTGGAGAAACCGGGGGACGGCTCGGCTTCATTACTCCTCTGACGCATAATTTCTGCGAGGGCTGCAATCGCGTCCGCGTCACCTGCACCGGCACGATTTATATGTGCCTCGGCCAGGAAGATGCCGCCGATCTCCGCACGCCTTTACGGGCCGCTGTTTCCGACGAGCTTTTGCACCAAGCCCTCGACGAAGCCATAGCGCGCAAGCCGAAAGGCCATGACTTCGATATTGATCGACACCATGCCATGCCCGCCGTGTCGCGCCACATGAGCATGACCGGCGGCTAAAAAGAAAAGCGCATCCATGTGTCATACCAAAGGTCGTAAAGAAACGACCTTTGGTTCCTTTCTTGAATTTTCGCTTTTTCAAAGCGAGAGCGAAAATTCAAGAGCAGTCCAACGGTCATCTATTATGACCGTTGGTACCATGACTGCGCTTCAAAGGTTTGGAAATCGATCGCTTCTCTTATTCGATCACGATCTTCGGTGCGACGCGCTGCCGGCCTTTTTCAAGCATGGCTTTGATCTGTCCGGCAATATCCAGATAGACCTTGGCATAGGGGCTGTCCGGTTCAGAGACGACGACCGGCTTGCCCGAATCGGCGCGTTCACGGATCGTCATATGCAGCGGGACCTCGCCGAGGAAAGGCACGCCGAGACGTTCGGCCTCCGCCCTCGCGCCGCCATGCGCGAAAATATCCGAGCGCCCACCACAATGGGGGCAAAGGAAATAGCTCATATTTTCGACAATACCGAGCACCGGCACATCGACCTTGTTAAACATGGCAATGCCGCGCCGCGCATCGATCAAGGCAAGATCCTGCGGCGTTGAAACGACGACCGCGCCAGCCAGCGGGACATTCTGCGCCAGGGTCAATTGCGCATCGCCAGTGCCGGGGGGCATATCCACCACGAGGCAATCGAGCTCGCCCCAAGTGACATCGCGGAGCAATTGCTGGACGGCGGCCATGACCATGGGACCGCGCCAAACCATCGGTTCTTCTTCATCGACCATGAAACCGATGGAAATCGCCTTTATGCCAAAAGCCTCCAGGGGCTTCATGAAGCGCCCTTCCGATTCGGGTTGGCCTTTAAGACCGAGCAGGCGTGGCAGCGAGGGGCCATAAATATCGGCATCGAGAATGCCGACTTTCCAGCCGAGCGAGGCGAGCGCCAGAGCGATATTCACGGAGGTGGTCGATTTACCGACGCCACCTTTGCCGGAGGATACCGCGATAATGTGAGTAATGCCCGGAATGGCAATGCTACGGGGCGCCTGCGGCTTGGGTGGCGCGGGCGGCGGCGTCTGTTTCTCTGCCGTCAAGCTCACCAAGGCATTGCCAACGCCCTTGAGTTTCTTGACTACGGCTTCGGCGGCCGCGCGCATGGGTTCTAATGCGCCTGCCTGTTGCGGATCGATCGCGATCGAAAGATAAACTTTATCATCCTTGATCGAGAGGCCAGCAATGGCGCCCGATTGAGGCAGCGGCGTTTTTCCATCCGGTCCGAGGACCGTCCCGAGCGCGTTGAGAACGTCTTGATCGCTGACCATTCTGACTCGCTCCCTCGTCGAGTTCTGATCTGTTCGGTCGGCCGAGTTGAAAATGACCGAGACCGAATTGGAGAACCAATCTGCTTTGCACGCGATATTGCGGAGATCGATCGGCGCCTTATAGGCATCCCTTTCGAGGTCTTCAACACAGGGCTTAGCGCGTATCTGCCCAGCTTTAACGAAGCAAGAGGCACGCCATGGCTATACGGATTCGAGAAGTCACGAGCCGAACGCATGAGCCAAAGACAGGCCCTATAACGGGTTCATGGGATGGAATTCCAGCTAGCTTATTAAATTTATTCTAAGGTATTTTTCGTGAAAGTGATTTCCACTTTCAGCAAATAGTCTCGAAGCAATCCTATGCTCAACGTCCCGCCCGCAAATCCCTTGCCCGCATGAAAATTCCGTCGAAGGATCGTCGATTGTCCGCCCAAGGATCATATGATGGCTGCACAAGAAAACCGATCGATCCTGCCATCCGGCCCAAAACTGCGCGGCCCGAGAGCATGCTACCCAAGATGCAGATAGATTTTCCCTTCTCGCTTCATACCTTGATCCGCCGTCACCAGGAGGGCCTGGGAACCGGGGTTCTCACCCGTTTCCTCGTTTATTCTTTCCTCGCCATTGTCCTCATGTCGTCGCCCTGCCGCGCTACGGACACCCCTGGTCCGGAATTGAGGATCGCCAGCGAAGGCGCGCGGCCGCCTTATAATTATCTCGAAAATAACGAATTAGCCGGTTTCGAGATCGATCTTGGCCAGGAACTCTGCAAACGCATGAACAGGGTTTGCCGTTTCGTTCCGCAGGATTGGGATAATCTGATTCCTGGTCTTCTCGATCATCGCTATGACGCAATCATGGCGGCCTTGGACATCAGTGACGCCGCCAAGGAAAAGATTGCCTTCAGCGAGCCCTATGTGCGCATGCCCATGGCTCTCCTCGGCAATCGTGAAGAGAAACTTCCTGACACGAGCCCCAAGGGCCTCACTGGCAAGAAACTCGGCGTCGAAGCAAACAGCCTCTATCAAGCCTATGCCGAAGATCATTTCGACCATTCGCAAATTCAGACCTATGCCAGCCTGGAAGAAGCCATCCTAGATCTGGGCGAGGGCCGCATCGACCTCGTCCTCGGCAACAAAGCCGATATCAGCGATTTCCTGAAAAACCGGCGCGAGGCGCAAAATACCGCCATTTTGGGAGAACTGCCTCATGATGCCGCTTATCTTGGCGAAGGCATCGGCATCGGCCTGCGTAAAGAGGATAAGGAACTCAAGCGGCAGTTCGATCAAGCGCTCGAGGACATCAACAAGGACGGTACATTTACCAAGATACGCGAACGTTATTTCCCTTATGCGATCAATTGAACCATTGGGAAAGTATCAGCGGGGGAGCGCTTCAGCTCGATCACGCTCCCTAAGAACAATTCAAATGCGCGCGATACCGATACGTCGAAGCGCATGAACATAAGAGGACGTCCAATGGCAAAAGTCGCTTTTCTCGGTCTCGGCGTCATGGGTTATCCCATGGCCGGCCATCTCGTGAAACACGGTCACGAGGTCACCGTCTATAATCGCAGTGCGGCGAAAGCCGAAAAATGGGCGACTCAATTCGGCGGCAAAACGGCCGCGACGCCAGGGGCGGCGGCGGCGGGCCAGGAGATTGTTTTTTCCTGTGTCGGCAATGACGATGACGTGCGGATGATCACGATTGGCGAGAACGGCGCCTTTTCGACCCTGCCCGTCGGCGCGCTTTTCGTCGATCACACCACGGCTTCCGCCTCGGTCGCGCGTGAGCTTGCCGCCATTGCCACTAAAGAAGGCAAACATTTTATCGATGCGCCCGTTTCGGGTGGTCAAGCGGGGGCTGAAAATGGTGCCCTGACGGTCATGTGCGGCGGCGATGAAAAACCCTATGCGGAGGCCGAAAAGGTCATCAAGGCCTATGCTAAATCCTGCCGCCTCATGGGACCGGCCGGATCAGGCCAATTGACCAAGATGGTCAACCAGATCTGCATCGCCGGACTGGTTCAGGCTCTTTCCGAGGGATTGCATTTCGCGCAATGCGCCGGGCTCGACGGCGCGGCTGTCATCGATGTGATTTCGAAAGGCGCGGCGCAATCCTGGCAGATGGAGAACCGTTATAAAACCATGCTGGACGGCAAGTTCGATTTCGGTTTCGCCGTGCAATGGATGCGCAAGGATCTTTCGATCTGCCTCGCCGAGGCCCGCAATAATGGCGCGAGCCTGCCGGTCTCGGCTTTGGTCGATCAATTCTATGCCGAAGTCGAGAAACTCGGCGGGTCACGTTGGGATACATCGAGCCTGATCGCGCGGCTGCAACCAAAAGCCGGTTGAGGGCAAAGCCAAAACAGACAAGAGGATGCCAGCGATAGCTCGGGCATCCTCGAACCTGCCGATGGCGCAGTCACCGCTTCAGTCTGCGCTCTCGGCCTGACCGGCAAACCATGTCAGGATGAAATAGAGGCAGATCAGAAACAGATTGGCGCCAACCCAAAGAAGCGAAAAGAATGGCCGCACCAACAGGGCCATGCAAATCTGGGCGAGCGCTGCAAGCAGCCACAACACTCCGCCCCAGGGCGTCGCGAGCCAGAGGCCGACCGCCGCCATGAGATCAAAAACCGCAAAGAAGATGACTCCCGCGCCAAAAATCCAACTCTCGTGATCGAATGCGGGCGCACTCGGCACCAAAACCGTGGCCCATTGCGCCAGACCTTGCGCCATCCAAATCATGGCCAGAAGCCGCATAAAGACGACGAGCAGCATACTCCAGGGTGTCGATCGCGCTTCCGAGCCTTGTTTCTCTGTCAGTGAGATCGCGGCGTCGGATTCGATCGGCCGCGTCGCCAGGCGCAAATGTGGCTCCCGAAGCCACGTCAAACGTGGCCAGACCCGTTGGCGCGGCCCATTCACCATAAGCCCTAGGCCTCGACAGCGAAGGTCAGATCCGCCTCACCCTCGGGCAAGGCCGCGAAATAGGGCTCGACATCGGCAGGTTTTAAGGCCTCGATGTCCTTGTACGACCAATTCGGCTTGTGATCCTTGTCCACAAGAACCGCACGCACACCTTCGTAGAAATCGGCGCTCCGCAAAATATGGCTGACAACACGGAATTCTGTCCGTAACGCCT contains:
- a CDS encoding NAD(P)-dependent oxidoreductase, coding for MAKVAFLGLGVMGYPMAGHLVKHGHEVTVYNRSAAKAEKWATQFGGKTAATPGAAAAGQEIVFSCVGNDDDVRMITIGENGAFSTLPVGALFVDHTTASASVARELAAIATKEGKHFIDAPVSGGQAGAENGALTVMCGGDEKPYAEAEKVIKAYAKSCRLMGPAGSGQLTKMVNQICIAGLVQALSEGLHFAQCAGLDGAAVIDVISKGAAQSWQMENRYKTMLDGKFDFGFAVQWMRKDLSICLAEARNNGASLPVSALVDQFYAEVEKLGGSRWDTSSLIARLQPKAG
- a CDS encoding DUF6163 family protein; the protein is MRLATRPIESDAAISLTEKQGSEARSTPWSMLLVVFMRLLAMIWMAQGLAQWATVLVPSAPAFDHESWIFGAGVIFFAVFDLMAAVGLWLATPWGGVLWLLAALAQICMALLVRPFFSLLWVGANLFLICLYFILTWFAGQAESAD